In one Pseudodesulfovibrio tunisiensis genomic region, the following are encoded:
- a CDS encoding chemotaxis protein CheW, whose protein sequence is MDFQPEETEVREVDQKLIQLVTFSIGEEEFGVDILRVQEIIRTMEITKVPRAPEFVEGVINLRGKVIPIVDLRRRFGQESKEHDKYTRIIVMEIDMMIVGFVVDSVSEVLRIPANSVQPPPPVVSGMDSEYIEGVGKLEDRLLILLDLNLLLSGEERDALAAV, encoded by the coding sequence AATTGATTCAACTGGTCACGTTCAGCATTGGTGAAGAGGAGTTCGGCGTCGATATTCTCCGCGTCCAGGAAATAATCCGGACCATGGAGATCACCAAGGTGCCCAGAGCTCCCGAGTTCGTGGAAGGGGTGATCAATCTGCGCGGCAAGGTCATTCCCATCGTGGACCTGCGCCGCCGGTTCGGTCAGGAGTCCAAGGAACACGACAAGTATACGCGGATTATTGTCATGGAAATCGACATGATGATCGTCGGTTTTGTCGTGGATTCGGTGTCCGAGGTGCTTCGCATTCCCGCCAACTCGGTTCAGCCGCCGCCGCCCGTGGTTTCCGGCATGGATTCCGAATACATAGAAGGTGTCGGCAAGCTGGAGGACAGGCTGCTCATCCTGCTGGATTTGAACCTGCTGCTCAGCGGCGAAGAACGTGATGCACTGGCCGCTGTCTGA